One stretch of Mangifera indica cultivar Alphonso chromosome 9, CATAS_Mindica_2.1, whole genome shotgun sequence DNA includes these proteins:
- the LOC123225852 gene encoding disease resistance protein RPP2B-like — protein MDSCGCSTEIGLSVLIDKSLVIVSNYKITMHDLLEEMSKEIVRQESIENLGKRSRLFHHKDIYHVLTRNKGTEAIKGIHLDVSQVGEIHLTPYAFSKMPNLKYLKVYSLHSGEDFNKLYGFQDVESVFAKLKYLFWPRYAWSTLPSKSQSFGYIHDPNCYICFPGSSIPDWFTFQSKGSFIELLPGCLNDDLVGLLFCIVISPRDHHDEVKDFNVKYELHLKSDGGQYAKKAEGSWSVLATLDSDHIFLGYKAFWSAQFCSNSEVLFQFYIEDWEGRPLECYKVNECGVLFYPEASDASHAKRQKLAW, from the exons ATGGATTCTTGTGGCTGCTCCACAGAGATTGGGTTAAGTGTTCTCATTGATAAGTCCCTTGTTATTGTATCAAATTATAAGataacaatgcatgatttacttGAAGAAATGAGTAAAGAAATTGTTCGACAAGAATCTATTGAAAATCTTGGTAAACGCAGTCGTTTATTTCACcataaagatatatatcatgttttgACAAGAAATAAG GGGACTGAAGCAATTAAAGGCATACATTTAGATGTGTCTCAAGTAGGAGAAATACACTTAACTCCTTATGCTTTTTCAAAGATGCCAAACCTAAAATATCTCAAAGTCTATAGCTTGCACAGTGGAGAAGATTTTAATAAGTTGTATGGATTTCAAGATGTGGAATCTGTGTTCGCTAAGCTAAAGTACCTCTTTTGGCCTAGATATGCATGGTCAACATTGCCTTCTAAATCTCAGTCATTTGGTTACATACACGATCCAAAttgttatatatgttttcctgGAAGTTCAATTCCAGATTGGTTTACCTTCCAAAGTAAAGGATCATTTATAGAGCTGCTACCGGGTTGTTTGAATGATGACCTAGTGGGTTTACTTTTCTGCATTGTTATATCACCCCGAGACCATCATGATGAGGTGAAAGACTTCAATGTTAAATATGAGTTACATCTAAAATCAGATGGTGGGCAATATGCGAAAAAGGCGGAGGGCTCTTGGTCCGTTTTGGCAACTCTAGACTCAGACCACATATTCTTGGGTTACAAAGCTTTTTGGTCCGCTCAATTCTGTTCCAATAGTGAAGTTTTGTTTCAATTCTATATTGAAGATTGGGAAGGTAGACCACTTGAATGTTACAAGGTGAATGAGTGCGGCGTCCTGTTCTACCCTGAAGCTAGTGACGCATCACACGCCAAAAGACAAAAGTTGGCCTGGTGA